GTGCTCATCGCGACCAGCTCCGCCTCGACGTCGTCCACGAAATCGACGATCGCGTCGGCCACCGGACCGCGCGCCAGGCGCACTTCCGTCCTCGCCCGCACGCCCTGCGACGCGAGCCCTTCGGCGATCCGCTGCAGGTACGCCGACGAGTGCTCCTTGAGCGTCTGCAGCATCCGCTCCGTCGCGTTGGCGTCGGCCTCGAGCGCCTCGTAGTGCGGATAGGCGATCACGCGCATCAGCACGACTTCGGTCTCGGGGTAGCGCTCGGTGATCGACCGGACGGCGGGGAGGACCCCTTCCGCGAGCTCCGAGCCGTCGAGCGGGACAACGATCCGCTTGTACATGGAACCTCCCGCGCCGGGCGGCGGGCAGGCGCTCCGGTCTCCTGAAATTTATGCGGAAAGTGTCCCCGCGCGCTTCGTTTCGCGCCGTCGCCGCCGGCGCGCGTGGAGCGTCGCCGCCGCGCCGCGCGGCGTCGCCTTCGGCCGGGGCGCGTCGCCGCGGCGGCGCGACGTCACCCGCGGACGAGGCTCGTCGCCACGGTCGCGCAGAGCGGGCCGCCGCTGTTGACCGTCGCCGCCGCGCGCGGCGCCGCCGTCTGCAGCACCGCCGGCGCCTTGCCGAGAAGCTGCCAATAGCAGGAGCCGATCATCGCCACGCCGGTCGCGCCGACCGGATGCCCCTTGGCGA
This sequence is a window from bacterium. Protein-coding genes within it:
- a CDS encoding universal stress protein, which produces MYKRIVVPLDGSELAEGVLPAVRSITERYPETEVVLMRVIAYPHYEALEADANATERMLQTLKEHSSAYLQRIAEGLASQGVRARTEVRLARGPVADAIVDFVDDVEAELVAMSTHGRSGPARWLLGSVAERVVRGARCPVLLYRPIRHGRLKA